The Caproicibacterium amylolyticum genome includes the window CGACTGTAAGGCCGGTAACGGCGGGCGTGCGCAGAATTTCATTTGCAAACACGCGCGCCACGCCACCGCTGCCCAGCAGCAAAACATGTCCCTTGAGCGGAATGCCCGCGGCGGAGAGTGCACGGACAAAACCAATGCCGTCGGTGGTGTAGCCAGTCGCTTTGCCGCCGCGTACGGCGACGGTATTGACACTGCCAAAGTTTGCGGCGTCTCCGCTGACTTCGTCCAGAAGCGGCAGTACAGCCTGTTTGTGGGGAATCGTAATGTTAAAGCCGTCCAGCAAACGCAGGGTGTCTGCAAACCGTGCGGGCAGTTCCTGCGGCGGAATGTCCAGCTTGGTGTAGGTGCCGTCCATTCCGCAAAGTTCCAGCAGCTTTTGGTGGATGAACGGCGACATGGTGTGTCCAATCGGATGACCGACAACGGCGAATCGTTTCTGCGGCATAACACTGCCCCCCAATTTAAAAATTTACAAAGTTTCAGAGAAAATTTTGAGAAAGATATTGACAAAGACAGGCTTTGCTAATAGTATTGTGGATAGAATAAATCCAGGCTCTTTGGTGACGGTATTATTATACCGCTGCCGAAGCGGGTTTGTCTATAACTGAAAGCAGGAGGAGGGAAACCAATGGTACTGGAAAAAGTCAAGCACATTCTTGCTGAGCAGTTTGATGTGGAAGAAGACAACATCACTGCCGAGATGAGCATTGCCGATGATCTGGGCGCCGATTCACTGGATGTGGTCGATTTGCTGATGTCCATCGAAGACGAATTTGAGATTGAAGTCCCGGATGGGGAGGTTGACAATATCAAAACCGTCGGAGATCTGGTCAATTATATTGAAGAGCATATGTAAGCACTTCATCCTGCCGCCTAAAAGGCGGCTTTTTTTATTGTATTCACAGTAAAGTTTTCGCCAGCCTCACGTGTTCAGAATGGGGTATGTTCACAAGGCTGCAGGTGAGGGCAGCACCCACGGCCTTATCTCTTGACCTTATCCTAAAGAAGCACTCGCGGGTTTGGGAGACTGCAAGAAAGGTTCCCAAGGCCTTGAACTTTGGGGACAACCTGTCAGTGCTTTCAGCCAACCTTTTTGCGGCGTGGCTTCGCCGCCGCAGGGAACACTTGCTTGGGTACTTATTTTTTGCGCCAAGGGTTTTACGGGCAAGGACGTGGCGGGCTTTGCCCCCACACCTCTACCACCCTTGAAAGGGCGGGCGGAACTTTTGCTGAAGGGCCGGCAAACGTGGCAGTTGCATTTCCTTTTGTTTTTCTCTATAATATACTCATTCATCTGGGGAACACTGTATGCGGTGAAAACCAGATACTGTTAGTCCTGCATAAAAGGGGCAGGAGAAGGAGTGTGCAAGGGTTTTGGAAAATTTCAGCTTTTTAATCAGCGGCGTGCAAGCCATCGGCTGGAAAATGCTTGTGATGTGGGCTATCGGCGGCCTGCTCATCTGGCTGGCGGTAAAGAAGGACTTTGAGCCGTCCCTGCTGCTGCCGATGGGCTTCGGCGCAATTCTGGTAAACCTGCCGTTCAGCGGCGTTTTGGGGGACAACGGAATTGTACAGTGGCTGTTCCACGTTGGCATTGAGGCTAGCGAGGCCATGCCGCTGCTGCTGTTTGTCGGCATTGGTGCGATGATTGACTTCGGTCCGCTGCTCAGCAATCCGCGGATGCTTCTGTTTGGTGCTGCAGCGCAGTTCGGCATTTTTATGACAGTGGTGTTGGCGGTACTGCTTGGCTTCCCGCTTAACGACGCCATGAGCGCCGGCATTATCGGCGCAGCGGATGGCCCGACTTCCATTATGGTAAGCCAGCAGCTTAACTCCAGCTACAAGGGCGCTATCGCAGTTGCGGCGTACAGCTACATGGCGCTGGTGCCGATTATTCAGCCGGCGGCAATCAAGCTGGTGACGACCCACAAGGAACGCACGATTCACATGCCGTACAATCCGGCGAATGTTTCCAAAACCACCCGCATTTTGTTCCCAATCATTGTAACGGTGATTGCCGGATTAATTGCACCGGACAGCGTAGCGCTGGTCGGCTTCCTGATGTTCGGCAACCTGCTGCGGGAGTGCGGTAAGCTGGACAGCCTGAAAGAAACCGCTGCGGGGCCGCTGGCAAATCTGATTACCATTTTCCTCGGCATTACGATTGCGTTCCAGATGCGGGCGGAGCAGTTCCTAAACTGGGGCACGCTGCTGATTATGGCACTCGGCCTGTTTGCGTTTGTGTTTGACACGGTTGGCGGTGTGCTGTTCGCAAAAGTGCTCAACCTGTTCCTGCCAAAGGAAAAGAAAATCAACCCGATGGTTGGTGCCGCGGGCATTTCTGCGTTCCCGATGAGTGCGCGCGTCATTCAGAAAATGGCACTGAAAGAGGACAACCAGAACCACCTGCTGATGCACGCGGTGGGTGCGAATGTGGCGGGGCAGATTGGCTCCGTTGTTGCGGGCGGCATTATTTTGAACCTTGCGCATACGATGCTGGGGGTGTAACGAATGCATGCAGTTTTAGGAGTTTTTGCGGCGCTGCCGCTGGATTTTAAAAGCATTATGGGTACGGTGAAAATCAGTGAGCTGATTTCCTCCCTGTGGCTGATGCTGCAGGGCATGGCGGGCATTTTTATTGTGATGCTCATCATCTTTGCGGTTATCGTGATTCTTGGCAAAGTGACCGGCAAAAAGAAAGCAGACGAGGGAAAAGAGCAGGAGTAAACTGTGCTGCGGCTTATTGGCGCGGCGAATCGCATAAAGGAGAACTGAAGAATGGCACAGCAGAAGAAATTGGTTGAAGAAATCACGCCTATGGAGGAGGACTTTGCCCGCTGGTACACGGACGTTGTCAAAAAGGCGGAACTGATGGATTACAGCAGCGTCAAGGGCTGTATGATTTTTGAACCTTACGGCTACGCAATCTGGGAAAATATGCAGGCAATTCTGGACAAGCGCTTTAAGGAGCTTGGTCACCAGAACGTTTATATGCCGCTGCTGATTCCGGAAAGCCTTTTGGAAAAGGAAAAGGAACACGTTGCGGGTTTCGCACCGGAAGTGGCATGGGTCACACAAGGCGGCAATGACAAGCTGGAAGAACGCCTGTGCATCCGTCCGACCAGTGAAACCCTGTTCTGTGAACATTATAAAAAAGTCATTCACTCTTGGCGCGACCTGCCTAAACTGTACAACCAGTGGTGCAGCGTTGTCCGCTGGGAAAAGACCACCCGCCCGTTCCTGCGCACCAGTGAGTTCCTCTGGCAGGAGGGACACACCATGCACGCAACTGAGGAAGAAGCGCAGGCGGAAACGCTGCAGATGCTGAACGTTTACGCAGACTTTTACCGCGACGCGCTGGCTATCCCGCCGGTCATTGGGCAGAAAACGGAAAGCGAAAAATTCGCCGGTGCCGTGGCGACCTACACCATTGAAGCCATGATGCACAACGGTGTTGCTTTGCAGGGCGGCACCAGCCATTACTTCGGCGATGGCTTTGCGAAGAGCTTTGACATTACATTTACGGACAAAAACAATCAGCTGCAGCATCCGTTCCAGACAAGCTGGGGCGTTTCCACCCGTATGATCGGCGGCATTATCATGACGCACGGCGATGACAGCGGACTGGTTCTGCCGCCTGCGATTGCACCGGTTCAGGTAGTCATTGTGCCGGTTGCACAGCATAAGCCCGGCGTGCTGGACAAGGCGAACGAGCTTTTTGCAGAGCTGAAGGCAGCCGGTCTGCGCGTGAAGGTGGACGACAGCGAGCAGTCCCCCGGCTGGAAGTTTGCACAGTATGAAATGCAGGGCGTGCCGATTCGTTTGGAAATCGGGCCGAAGGACATTGAGAAGAATCAGTGTGTGCTGGTTCGCCGCCCTGACCGCAACAAGTCCTTTGTTTCTTTGGACGGCCTTGTGGAGTCCGTGAAGTCTGAACTTCATATGGTGCACGAGATTCTGTATAACAATGCAAAAGACAATCTGGAAAGCAAGATTTACGCGGCACATAATCATGAGGAGTTTTTGGAGATTGCCAAGAACAAGCCGGGCTTCATTAAGGCGATGTGGTGCGGCGACCCTGCCTGTGAGGAAAAACTGAAAGATGAAACCGGCGGCGTGAAGTCCCGCTGCATTCCGTTCGAGGAAGAACACATTGGCGACACCTGTGTTTGCTGTGGCAAGCCTGCAACGCACATGGTGTACTGGGGCCGGCAATACTAATGACATTTTGCCGCACCAAAACGAGCATTTGAGGGGAAATTATGAAATCTTCTAAGTGGGTGGCGGTCAGCATTGCTGCAGGTGTCCTCGCGGTCGGTGCGGCGGTCTGCAAAACGATTGGCAAGTCCACCAGTGTCGCCCTGACCGGAACAGGCTATGCCGGAATTTTGGCGAAAGACGACAAACCGGTTGCTGCGTTTGCGGCTACCGGCATGCGCCCGCACACCTTTGCCGGCTTTACGGCGCGCACCTGTGCGTGGATTTGTGCCGCAAGTGCAAAAGAAGCACTGCAAAAACGCAGAAAGGCGGCAGAACGAAAAGCATGAATTTGTTATATGGTACAAATGCGGGTTACTGCGGACAGACGGCGGTTTCCATGCGCTCTGTGTTTGAGAACAACCGCGACATGGAGGAAATTCAGGTATATGTGCTGTGTGAAGCGGTGCCGCAGAGCCTGCGCGAAAAAATGTGCAGTGTTGCGGATGACTTTGACAACGTGCAGATTACCTGCATTGATCCTGCGCCTTTTCTGAAACCGATGGAAAAAGAATTTCAAATGCGCAGTTGGCGCGGCAGCAGTGTGCAGTACGTATATGCCTGTATCTGTGATGTGTTTCCACGGCTGGACCGTATCCTTTGGCTGGACGGCGATGTTGCTTGCTGCGGTTCCATGCGGGAACTGTGGGAAACAGACATGGGGGAAGCCTGCCTTGCCGCCGGGTTGGACTGCACACCGTTTCTGGCACTGCATGTGGACAAACCGTTCTATAATACACCGTACTATTTCAATGCGGGTGTGCTGCTGTTCGATTTGAACAACTGCCACCGGCACGAACTGCAGCAGCGCTGCCGAAATGTGCTGCGCGGTTATGGCGCGAAATTGGAATACTGCGACCAGTCCATGCTGAACCTGGCACTGCCGCCGAAGCTGGTGCACCGGCTTGACCTGCGCTGGAATTATCCTGCCGGTGTCAGTCGTCTGGCAATGAACTGTGTAGCACTGCGAAACACACTGCAAAAGCGTACCTTTACGTCGGCAGAACTGAATGACGCACTGGCTGATCTGCGTCTTATACATTATATAGGCGGTTCGCTGCCGACAAAGCCGTGGTTTCAGGAGTACCAGTCACCGTTCCGCGTGGACTACCTGAAGTACCGCGCGCATACACCGTGGAAAGACGAGCCTCTGAAGATTTGGCCGCGCAAAAACGGCTGGGATTCCTTTGTGACAAGTTTTTCAAAAACATGGGATACACCGGATATGGCCGGGCTTGCAGGTGCCTACCAGAAGCTGCGGGGGTGGGGACCAAAGGTGAAAAACAATAAAAGCAACTGAATATCCTAATAAAAAGCCATTTTTGCGGTGTAGTTAAGACACTGTAAAAATGGCTTTTGGTTATTTTAATAATTGTTGACAAAATCATGGAGCAGAGTATAATATATGTAAAAATACTTGGAGAATAAAAGAAGTATGATAAAAAAATACGAATATACTCATAAATTTTTCCTAAAAAAAAAGGCAGTGGCTATTATTGCGATAATTTCCGTGCTTTGTGCTGCATTAATTATTTGGAGAGGCGCAGCGGTTTCACAAAATGCAATCTATCGGCTGACAGAACGGGTGCAGTGGCACACTGTCGCATACCTGCCGCCGTCGCTGCAGCGACAAACGCTGTACCGTATGGAGCCTGGTTGGATGGGTGACGGAAGTGCGATTAGCCGTCTGACCCTTTCTGATGCGGATGACGACTCTTATTTTACCGCGCTGCCCAGCCAGCCCAATTCCGCTGTTGAAAATGTGACGCGAGACGTGATTTCGGCGCTGTCACTCTCCACACAGGATGTGCCGGACTTCACCAGACCTTATCATTGGAAAGAATACACAAAAGACGCAGGTACCGACCACTTGGTTGTTCTCTATTTTTCAAAAAATGAGATTTATCTTGTGGAGTCAGATGTATAATAAAATTCACAGGCTGGCTGCAGCAAAATTTTTTAGATTTACGCGAAAAATAATGCTTGCATTCTTATACTGGATATGTTATTATAACTGAGTACGACTGCGACAGATATGCGTTGAAGCGGGAGGTTGCGGCCACATGGCCGGTTTTTCCGTGGAGTATGTCCGATTTAAAACCGGGCGAGAGAGAATCAAATGAGAGCAGGGCTTCCTTTGCGAAGCTGTGCGCTCTGACGTTTTTGATTGCACCCGGGTCTTCCATTTTGGAGGATCCGGTTTTTCAATGGGCTGGGAAGAAACACCCGGCACAGTGTTTGAAAAGAACGTCGCCTGCAAAGGCTCTGTCCGCCAACTACAACAAGGAGGCGATTTAAGTGGCAGTCAAGGAAAAAATGAGGATTCGTATCAAGGGGTATGACCATCAGCTGGTTGACCAGTCTGCAGAGAAAATCGTGCAGACCGCAAAGCGCACAGGTGCCCGCGTAAGCGGCCCTGTCCCGCTGCCGACCGAAAAGCAGATCATCACCATCCTGCGTGCTGTTCATAAGTACAAGGACAGCCGTGAACAGTTTGAGATGCGCACACACAAGCGTCTGATCGACATCCTCAGACCGTCCAACACAACTGTTGAGGCTCTGATGGGTCTCGAGCTCCCCGCCGGCGTTGAGATTGAAATTAAACTGTAAGGCACAGCCTTATAAGTAATGAACCCTCAACCTACCGAGCAGCCGCAAGGCTGCGTGCGGCCGAGGTCATGTTGGCGCAACGCCAACCAATAACCTGCATAGGAGGAACAAAAATGCAAAAAGGAATCATCGGCAAGAAAATCGGCATGACGCAGATTTTCGATGCACAGGGCAATGTCGTTCCGGTAACTGTTATTGAAGCCGGCCCCTGCGCAGTAACCCAGAAAAAGACCGTTGAGAACGACGGCTACGAAAGTGTTCAGCTGGGCTTCGGCGAGCTGAAGGCTCAGCGCGTGAACAAACCGCTGAAAGGCCACTTCGATAAGGGCGACGTTGCCCCGAAGAAGACCCTGCGCGAGTTCCGTCTGAATGACACTTCTTCCGTTAATGTCGGCGACATTGTCAAAGCAGACGTCTTCGCAGAAGGCGACCGCGTTGATGTTCAGGGCACCAGCAAAGGTAAAGGCTGGGCCGGCGTTATCAAACGCTGGAACTTTGGCCGCCTGAAGGAATCCCATGGTACAGGCCCTGTCGGCCGTATGGGCGGTTCCACCGGCTGCTGCTCCGACCCGTCCCGTGTATTCCCGGGCAAGCACCGCTCCGGCCATCTGGGCGCCGTAACCACCACTGTTCAGAACCTGACAGTGGCCAAGGTGGACGCAGAAAACAATCTGATTGCCATTAAAGGTGCCGTACCTGGCCCGAACGGCGGTATTGTCTGCATCCGCGACAGCGTCAAAGCGAAGAAAGCGTAAGGGAAGGAGGAACCGCAATGCCTACAATCGCAGTGAAAGATATGACAGGTAAAGAGGTCGGCAAGATTGACCTTTCCGATGCCGTTTTCGGTGTCGAACCCAACGTCAATGTAATGCATGACGTTGTAAAGAACCAGCTCGCAAACCGCCGTCAGGGTACACAGAGCGCCCTGACCCGCAGCGAGGTTTCCGGCGGCGGCAAAAAGCCGTGGCGCCAGAAGGGCACAGGTCATGCACGCCAAGGCTCCACGCGGGCTCCCCAGTGGACCCACGGCGGCATCGTGTTTGCGCCGAAGCCGCGCGACTACAGCTACACCCTGAACAAAAAGGTTCGCCGCCTGGCCCTGAAGTCCGCTTTCTCCAGCAAGGTGAAAGACAACGAGATGATTGTTCTTGACAGCATCTCCATGGACTCCTACAAGACCAAGACTGTGGCCGATATGCTCAAGGCACTGGGCGCTGACAAGACCGTCCTGCTGGTCCTGCCGGAAAACAACAAAAATGTTATTGCTTCCGCCCGCAACATCCCCGGCGTGAAGACAGCCCTGACCAACACCCTCAACGTTTACGACGTCCTCAACGCTGACAAGTTCATCGTTGTGAAAGACGCCGTGGCACAGATCGAGGAGGTATATGCATAATGACTGCACATGAGATTATTCTGCGCCCTGTCGTCACGGAGAAATCCATGGCGGGTATCGCAAATAAAGCTTATACGTTCCAGGTCGCTCCGAGTGCAACGAAAGTTGACATTAAAAAGGCCGTTGAAGAACTCTTCGGCGTTAAGGTGCGCAAAGTGAACACCCTGCACGTCCGCGGCCATCTGCGCCGCCAGGGACGCAGTCAGGGTCTCACCCCGGCCTGGAAGAAGGCCGTCGTTTCTTTGACAGAAGACAGCAAAACAATCGAATTCTTCGAGGGTATGCTGTAAACCGCCAAAACGATATTGGCCTTCGGGCAACGTATGGGGCGCGCAAAGGCTTATGCTTTTGCGTCCGGCTGCCAAAACGCCGCTCCTTTTTTAAGGACACCCCGCAAAGCCAAGTTTAAGGAGTGTGAAACCAGAGAATGGCTATTAAGAACTATACCGCCAGCACGCCGTCCCGCCGCAACATGTCTGTGACGGATTACTCCAGCCTTTCCAAGAAAGGCCCGGAAAAGAGCCTGCTGGACACAAATAAAAAGACCGCCGGCCGCAACAGCTACGGCCGCATCACCGTCCGCCACCGCGGCGGCGGAAACCGTACCAAGTACCGCATCATCGACTTCAAGCGCCAGAAGAACGGTGTGCCCGCAACTGTACAGGGCATTGAGTATGATCCGAACCGTTCCGCATTTATTGCACTGGTAAAGTATGAAGACGGTGAGAAAGCTTATATCATTGCACCGAATGGCCTGAAGGCCGGCGACGTTATCGTTTCTGGTGCAGAAGCTGATATTAAGCCAGGCAACGCACTGCCACTGTCCGCTATCCCAACCGGTACCTACATCCACAACGTGGAACTGTACCCCGGCAAGGGCGCTCAGCTGGCTCGTGCAGCCGGCATCATGGCACAGCTGATGGCTAAGGAAAACGGCATGGCGCTGCTCCGCCTGCCTTCCGGTGAGCTGCGCAATGTGCCTGACACCTGCATGGCTACAATCGGCCAGGTCAGCAACATTGACCACGAGAACGTAAAGCTCGGCAAAGCAGGCCGCAAGCGTCACATGGGCTGGCGCCCGACCGTTCGTGGTTCTGTTATGAACCCGAACGACCATCCGCACGGCGGTGGCGAAGGCAAATCACCTGTTGGACATCCGGGCCCGATGACCCCTTGGGGCAAACCTGCTCTTGGCTACAAGACTCGTGATCATCACAAGGCTTCCGATAAGTTTATCGTGAAGCGCAGAAACGGCAAATAAGGCATTAGAAAGGAGCTTTTAAACCATGAGCAGAAGCTTAAAGAAGGGTCCTTTTGTAGAGCCTGGTCTGCTGAAGAGGATCCAAGCGATGAACGCTGCCGGCGAAAAGAAGATCGTTAAGACCTGGAGCCGCGCATCCTTCATTTTCCCGGATTTTGTTGGCCACACCATTGCAGTTCATGACGGCCGCAAACATGTTCCGGTGTATATTACAGAAGATATGGTCGGCCATCGCCTTGGCGAGTTCGCACCGACCCGTACTTTTAAAGGTCATTCCGGCAGTAAAACCACTGCCCCGACAAAATAACGGCTGAAAGGAGTGTATCACATGGAAGCAAGGGCTAACCTGAAATACGCCCGTATTTCCCCTCGTAAAGTGTCCATTGTGCTGGACCTTATCCGCAACAAGCCGGTGGATGAAGCTATGGCTATCCTTAAGAATACGCCCAAGGCCGCTACCGAGTATCTGGTAAAGCTGCTCAAGTCGGCTATGGCTAACGCTGAGAACAACCACAGCATGGACGTTTCCCGGCTGTATGTATCAGAGTGCTATGCGTGCCCGGGCCCGATCCTCAAGCGCATCCGTCCGCGTGCACAGGGCCGCGCGTACCGTGTCCTGAAAAGGACTTCCCACGTGACGCTGGTGCTCAAGGAAAAGGAATAAAGCAGAGGAGGTTACACAATGGGCCAGAAAGTTAATCCGCACGGTTTACGTGTCGGTGTTATCAAAGATTGGGATTCCCGCTGGTATGTCAATGCAAAAGACTTTGGCGATACCCTGGTGGAAGACTACAAACTGCGCAGAACGCTGAAAAAGCAGCTTTATTCCGCGGGCGTCCCGAAGATTGAAATTGAACGTGATGCATCTAAAGTGCGTGTCCACATTCACTGTGCAAAGCCGGGTATGGTTATCGGCAAGGGCGGCGCTGAAATTGAAAAGCTGCGCCTGCAGTGCGAAAAAATGTTGGGCAAGCCTGTCACCATCAATATTGTTGAGGTCAAAACACCTGATCTTAACGCACAGCTCGTAGCCGAAAACATTGCTCAGCAGCTGGAGAAGCGTACTTCTTTCCGCCGCGCTATGAAGCAGTGCATTGGCCGCGCCATGAAGCTTGGCGCAAAGGGTATCAAAACGCAGGTTGCCGGCCGTGTTGGCGGCGCTGAAATTGCCCGCACCGAGCAGTACCACGACGGTACTATTCCGCTGCAGACACTGCGCGCAGATATTGATTATGGTTTTGCTGAGGCTGCCACAACTTACGGCCGCATCGGCGTAAAAGTTTGGATTTACCGGGGCGAAGTCCTTCACGACAACCGCCGCGCTTCCAGCAATGCTGAACAGCGCAGCGACCGCCGTGCGCCCCGTCGGGAAGGAGGCCGCAAGTAATGTTAATGCCCAAGCGCGTAAAGTACCGCAGAGTTCACCGCGGCCGCATGACCGGTAAAGCTTACCGCGGCAATAAGGTGACTTACGGTGATTACGGTATTCAGGCTCTTGAGCCTGCATGGATCACCGCAAACCAGATTGAGGCAGCTCGTGTTGCCATGACTCGTTACTGCAAACGTTTCGGTCAGGTCTGGATCAAGATCTTCCCCGACAAGCCTATTACTGAGAAGCCGGCTGAAACCCGCATGGGTTCCGGTAAAGGTTCCCCTGAGTACTGGGTGGCCGTGGTTAAGCCCGGCCGTGTTATGTTTGAAATCGGCGGTGTGCCTGAGGCCACCGCACGTGAAGCCCTGCGTCTGGCGGCAAGCAAGCTGCCTATCAAGACAAAGGTAGTTGCGAAGGAAGAGGAGGTTGCCCAGTAATGAAAGCTTCTGAAGTTCGGGAGATGACAACTGCAGAGCTCGAGAGCAAGCTCAAGGACCTGAAAGAGGAGCTCTTCAACCTCCGTTTCCAGCTTGCGATCAACCAGCTCGACAACCCGATGCGTATTTCCGCTGTTAAAAAAGATATTGCCCGCGTAAAGACCGTTCTGCGCGCCAATGAGCTTAAAGACAGCGCAAACGCGTAACCGGAAGGAGGAAACATCGTGAGCGAACAGAGAAACAACCGGAAGACTGAGGTTGGCACGGTGGTCAGCAACAAAATGGACAAGACCGTTGTTGTGGCCATTATGGACAGCGTCAAGCATCCGCTGTACAAAAAAGTTATTAAGCGTACTGTTAAACTGAAGGCACATGACGAGAATAACGAGTGCAACATCGGTGACCGCGTGCGTGTGATGGAGACCCGCCCGCTTAGTAAAGACAAACGGTGGCGTCTTGTGGAGATTATCGAAAAGGCAAAGTAAGGCTTTGCCCATGCAAAGGAGGAACGCACTGTGATTCAACAGCAGACTTACCTCAATGTTGCCGATAACACCGGCGCGAAGCAGCTTATGTGCATCCGCGTGCTCGGCGGTACCGGCAGAAGGTATGCGAATATCGGTGACGTCGTGGTCGCTTCTGTTAAGAAAGCAGCCCCGGGCGGCACTGTTAAAAAGGGTGACGTTGTGAAGGCGGTTATCGTCCGCACAGCTTCCGGCGTCCGCCGTGAAGACGGCAGCTACATCCGTTTTGACGAGAATGCGGCCGTCCTGATTAAAGACGACAAAAACCCCAGGGGAACTCGTATCTTCGGGCCGGTGGCACGTGAACTGCGTGACCACGACTATATGAAGATTCTGAGTCTTGCCCCGGAAGTACTGTAAGGAGGTGTCACAGGTTATGACAAACAAAGCTTACAACAAAGTTCATGTAAAAACCGGTGACACTGTTGTCATGCTTTCCGGCCGCGATGCCGGCAAGCAGGGCAAGGTCCTGGCTGTAAGCCCCAAAGAGGGCAAGGTCATTGTTGAGAAACTCAACATGGTCACTAAGCACGTAAAGCCCCGCAAAATGGGCGAAGAGGGCGGCATTGTAAAGGGCGAAAGCGCAGTTTATGCTTCTAAAGTCCAGCTGGTCTGCCCCAACTGCAAGCAACCCACTCGTGTTGGTCATCAGGTAGCTGAAGACGGCACAAAGACCCGCATCTGCAAAAAATGCGGCAAAGCGCTGTA containing:
- the rplP gene encoding 50S ribosomal protein L16 — protein: MLMPKRVKYRRVHRGRMTGKAYRGNKVTYGDYGIQALEPAWITANQIEAARVAMTRYCKRFGQVWIKIFPDKPITEKPAETRMGSGKGSPEYWVAVVKPGRVMFEIGGVPEATAREALRLAASKLPIKTKVVAKEEEVAQ
- the rpmC gene encoding 50S ribosomal protein L29 produces the protein MKASEVREMTTAELESKLKDLKEELFNLRFQLAINQLDNPMRISAVKKDIARVKTVLRANELKDSANA
- the rpsQ gene encoding 30S ribosomal protein S17 is translated as MSEQRNNRKTEVGTVVSNKMDKTVVVAIMDSVKHPLYKKVIKRTVKLKAHDENNECNIGDRVRVMETRPLSKDKRWRLVEIIEKAK
- the rplN gene encoding 50S ribosomal protein L14; its protein translation is MIQQQTYLNVADNTGAKQLMCIRVLGGTGRRYANIGDVVVASVKKAAPGGTVKKGDVVKAVIVRTASGVRREDGSYIRFDENAAVLIKDDKNPRGTRIFGPVARELRDHDYMKILSLAPEVL
- the rplX gene encoding 50S ribosomal protein L24, producing MTNKAYNKVHVKTGDTVVMLSGRDAGKQGKVLAVSPKEGKVIVEKLNMVTKHVKPRKMGEEGGIVKGESAVYASKVQLVCPNCKQPTRVGHQVAEDGTKTRICKKCGKAL